One window of Microcoleus vaginatus PCC 9802 genomic DNA carries:
- a CDS encoding HAMP domain-containing protein, which translates to MVSEKSAIVSRSGKFRLRNVLVVPFVLQILAAVGCVGYLSYRNGEQIVNDIVNQLRQEVSARVYERVQTYLEDPPLVNQINQDALRLGVLNFDDLEQARPYFWKQVLQFNSIGYAGIANEKGQYLRVGWVNRLVGLEQPQLAQQLSPGSGDLIFYNLDADGNPTKIDKTTPNYDVRTRPFYRVVVEKKQAAWSEVYINFGYGTLQINASIPYYDAKGKLIGVLTCQMGLDQIRHFLQTLRVGNSGQVFIIEPQGELIATSVKEQPLSVGTGKDTKRIKAQESSNPLMRQSVVYLLDRFKHLEDINQTVQLDFKLNGERQFIQVSPLTDKYGLNWLSVVVVPEVDFMAQIYANTRQTIWLCIVALIVSVGVGIFTASWITRPLNQIAQASEYLAGGALNQNVDSSRILEIETLTNSFNSMARQLQESFETLEDKVKERTSELATATKQIAALNQRLKAENLRMSSELDMLKHMQQLILPKPAELAAIEDLDIAGFMEPASEVGGDYYDVLCTNGVVTICIGDVTGHGLESGILMVMTQAAVRTLQEMQESNPVRFLDTLNRTLYKNVQRMNSDKNMTLALLNYADRTISISGQHEETLVVRKGGQIQRIDTINLGFPLGLDEDISDWISHILVELEPGDGVVLYTDGIPEARNIHKKFYGIERLCEVVSQNWHLSAEQIKEAAIDDLRQFIGEQKVFDDITLLVLKKKD; encoded by the coding sequence GAAACGGAGAGCAGATAGTCAACGATATTGTTAATCAGTTGCGGCAGGAAGTGAGTGCGAGAGTTTACGAACGTGTCCAAACCTATCTGGAAGATCCGCCACTCGTGAATCAGATCAATCAGGATGCTTTACGTCTGGGGGTGTTGAACTTTGACGATTTGGAGCAAGCTCGACCCTATTTTTGGAAACAAGTTCTGCAATTTAATTCGATCGGTTACGCGGGAATTGCCAACGAAAAAGGTCAGTATCTGCGTGTGGGTTGGGTAAATCGGCTGGTTGGGCTTGAACAACCTCAGCTTGCCCAGCAACTGAGTCCCGGGAGTGGCGACTTGATATTTTACAACCTGGACGCTGATGGAAACCCGACAAAAATTGACAAAACCACGCCCAATTATGACGTTCGCACGCGCCCTTTTTACAGAGTTGTTGTTGAGAAGAAACAGGCAGCTTGGAGTGAAGTTTATATTAATTTTGGCTACGGTACGCTGCAAATTAATGCGAGTATACCCTATTACGATGCCAAGGGCAAACTAATTGGCGTCCTGACTTGCCAGATGGGACTAGATCAAATTCGCCACTTCCTGCAAACCTTAAGGGTGGGTAATTCCGGTCAAGTATTTATCATTGAACCCCAGGGTGAATTAATAGCAACCTCGGTTAAAGAACAGCCTCTTTCGGTTGGAACAGGCAAAGATACAAAGCGGATAAAAGCACAGGAAAGCAGCAACCCGCTGATGCGTCAAAGTGTGGTTTATCTGCTCGATCGCTTTAAGCATTTGGAAGACATCAATCAAACTGTTCAACTTGACTTTAAGCTGAACGGTGAGCGGCAATTTATCCAAGTTTCTCCGCTAACTGACAAGTACGGCCTCAATTGGCTGAGTGTAGTAGTAGTTCCTGAAGTGGACTTTATGGCGCAAATTTATGCTAACACTCGCCAGACCATTTGGCTGTGTATTGTGGCTCTCATTGTCTCTGTCGGAGTGGGTATCTTCACCGCTAGCTGGATTACTCGCCCTTTGAATCAAATTGCTCAAGCTTCAGAATATCTAGCAGGTGGTGCTCTCAACCAGAACGTTGATTCCAGCCGGATTTTGGAAATTGAAACCTTAACAAATTCCTTTAACAGCATGGCGAGACAACTGCAAGAATCCTTTGAAACGCTAGAAGATAAAGTCAAAGAACGTACCTCTGAACTCGCCACAGCCACTAAACAAATTGCTGCTCTCAACCAGCGTCTGAAAGCGGAAAACCTCCGCATGAGCTCCGAGCTCGATATGCTCAAACACATGCAGCAGTTGATTCTGCCAAAACCTGCTGAACTTGCAGCCATTGAAGATTTAGATATTGCCGGATTTATGGAGCCAGCCTCGGAAGTAGGCGGTGATTACTACGACGTACTTTGTACTAACGGGGTTGTCACGATTTGCATTGGTGATGTCACCGGGCACGGATTAGAAAGCGGCATTTTGATGGTGATGACTCAAGCTGCTGTCCGCACTCTTCAGGAAATGCAAGAATCCAACCCGGTGCGTTTTTTGGATACCCTCAACCGCACTCTTTATAAAAATGTCCAGCGCATGAATTCCGACAAAAATATGACACTAGCTTTGCTCAACTATGCGGATCGCACAATTAGTATCAGCGGTCAACATGAGGAAACTCTTGTGGTTAGGAAAGGTGGTCAAATACAGCGGATAGACACCATAAATTTAGGATTTCCGCTCGGGTTAGATGAGGATATTTCCGATTGGATTAGCCATATTTTAGTAGAATTAGAACCTGGGGACGGGGTGGTGCTTTATACTGACGGCATCCCCGAAGCTAGAAACATACATAAAAAATTCTACGGTATCGAAAGACTCTGTGAAGTGGTTTCTCAAAACTGGCATTTGAGCGCCGAACAAATTAAGGAAGCTGCCATTGATGATTTGCGACAATTTATTGGAGAACAAAAGGTATTTGATGACATTACATTGCTTGTTCTCAAGAAAAAGGATTAA